One part of the Vitis riparia cultivar Riparia Gloire de Montpellier isolate 1030 chromosome 6, EGFV_Vit.rip_1.0, whole genome shotgun sequence genome encodes these proteins:
- the LOC117916666 gene encoding 28S ribosomal protein S29, mitochondrial, with translation MLRAILRAATAASRTAPDRSIPAVFASSKLSSSNYSSKNTKSSLVKAKKTKSKPDAKSEEASAAAADDGLSDLLDEEARDRRLAEDDKDPSLDVGPNGRALFTSATTISQLSRKDTCTYMKFSTEGLNAVLPEGLTAGMVKEFEESRRSALLVRRSFLDLRDNFRRIVDPPLRSSDGKGPKVLKQIILDGPVSSGKSIALAMLVHWARDEGWLVFYVPRGRDWTHGGFFYKNPQTGFWDTPVQAANILQDFLKRNESHLKQLTCQISDPIPLGEGAGVGWMKGVDSMAMPEGSTLYDLVQTGMSHTHAAVGVVVRLRKELSLVKDIPVLIAVDQYNSWFTFTEYEEAVTVRSCRPIHAKELATVNAFRSMMHNDMMVGAFSHSTAVGKLRQELPDVPKYARIDFPRYSLEEAATVSHYYLRQRLVRREIFSDENWKKLYYLSNGNGAEMRWLAPLMR, from the exons ATGTTGCGGGCGATCCTCAGAGCAGCCACTGCTGCCTCAAGAACAGCACCGGATCGTTCAATCCCTGCGGTTTTCGCTTCTTCGAAGCTTTCTTCTTCAAACTACTCTTCCAAGAACACCAAATCCTCTCTCGTCAAGGCCAAAAAGACAAAATCCAAGCCCGACGCCAAATCCGAGGAAGCCTCCGCCGCTGCCGCCGACGATGGCCTCTCCGACCTCCTCGACGAAGAGGCTCGAGATCGCCGTCTCGCTGAGGATGACAAAGATCCCTCCCTCGATGTCGGTCCCAACGGCCGTGCCCTATTCACCTCCGCCACTACCATTTCTCAACTCTCCAGAAAGGACACCTGCACTTACATGAAGTTCAG TACTGAGGGTTTGAATGCTGTGTTGCCGGAGGGATTGACGGCGGGGATGGTGAAGGAGTTTGAAGAGTCGAGGCGAAGTGCGTTGTTGGTTCGTCGGAGTTTTTTGGATCTTCGTGATAATTTCAGGCGCATTGTTGATCCACCATTGCGGTCTTCTGATGGCAAAG GTCCAAAAGTTCTAAAGCAGATAATTTTGGATGGTCCTGTTAGTAGTGGGAAGAGTATTGCTCTTGCGATGCTTGTTCACTGGGCTCGTGATGAAGGTTGGCTTGTTTTTTATGTTCCCAGAGGTCGAGATTGGACCCATGGgggatttttttataagaacCCACAGACAGGATTTTGGGATACTCCTGTTCAAGCTGCTAATATTCTCCAG GATTTTCTGAAACGGAATGAATCCCACTTAAAACAATTAACATGCCAAATATCTGATCCTATTCCATTGGGTGAGGGTGCTGGTGTTGGATGGATGAAAGGGGTTGATTCAATGGCAATGCCGGAAGGTTCAACACTATATGACTTGGTTCAGACAGGAATGAGTCACACACATGCTGCTGTTGGAGTAGTTGTTCGTTTGAGAAAAGAGTTATCACTTGTAAAAGATATCCCAGTGCTTATTGCAGTTGATCAA TATAATAGCTGGTTTACATTTACTGAGTATGAAGAGGCAGTAACTGTTCGTTCTTGCCGACCAATACATGCTAAAGAACTTGCAACG GTGAATGCATTCAGGTCTATGATGCACAATGACATGATGGTGGGTGCATTTTCTCATTCAACAGCAGTAGGGAAACTACGCCAGGAGTTGCCAGATGTTCCCAAATATGCTCGTATTGATTTTCCTCGCTACAGTTTGGAGGAAGCTGCAACTGTTAGCCATTATTACCTTCG GCAAAGACTAGTACGCCGTGAAATATTCTCAGATGAGAATTGGAAGAAGCTATACTACCTATCCAATGGAAATGGAGCAGAGATGAGATGGTTAGCTCCTCTGATGCGGTGA
- the LOC117917024 gene encoding short-chain dehydrogenase reductase 2a-like, with protein sequence MTEKTLQGENISSSPKRLEGKVALVTGGARGIGEAIVRLFVRHGAKVIIADIDDATGLPLASLLHPSTVYAHCDVTVEGDIEKSINLAVSQYGKLDILFNNAGVLGNQSKNKICIANFDADEFDHIMRVNVRGVALGMKHAARVMVPKRSGCIISTASVAGLMGGLGPHAYTASKHAIVGLTKNTACELGRYGIRVNCISPFGVATFMLVNAWRKSEEEDDGEECLHFQAPCEKEVEELEEFVGGIANLKGVTLRAEYIAEAAVYLASDESKYVSGHNLVVDGGVTTSKNFVGL encoded by the exons ATGACAGAGAAAACCCTTCAAGGAGAAAACATCTCTTCCTCACCTAAAAG GTTGGAAGGAAAAGTTGCCCTTGTGACCGGCGGTGCTAGAGGAATTGGTGAGGCAATAGTGAGACTCTTCGTTCGACATGGAGCCAAGGTCATTATCGCCGACATTGATGATGCTACTGGCCTTCCTCTAGCCAGCCTGTTACACCCCTCCACAGTGTACGCGCACTGTGACGTGACCGTAGAAGGGGACATCGAAAAATCAATCAATCTAGCAGTTTCCCAGTACGGAAAACTCGACATTCTCTTCAACAATGCTGGAGTCCTCGGAAATCAATCCAAGAACAAGATCTGCATAGCCAATTTCGATGCCGATGAGTTTGATCATATCATGCGCGTCAACGTGAGAGGAGTTGCCTTAGGAATGAAGCATGCAGCGAGAGTAATGGTGCCCAAGAGAAGTGGCTGCATCATATCCACCGCCAGTGTAGCTGGCCTCATGGGAGGCCTTGGCCCGCATGCATACACAGCTTCAAAGCACGCCATTGTAGGGCTTACAAAAAACACAGCTTGTGAGCTGGGCAGGTATGGGATTAGGGTTAACTGCATCTCCCCATTTGGAGTGGCCACTTTCATGCTTGTAAACGCATGGAGGAAGTCTGAGGAAGAAGATGATGGTGAAGAATGCTTACATTTTCAAGCACCTTGTGAGAAAGAAGTAGAGGAACTGGAAGAGTTTGTAGGTGGGATAGCCAATTTGAAGGGTGTTACGCTCAGGGCTGAATATATAGCTGAGGCTGCAGTCTATCTTGCTAGTGATGAATCAAAGTATGTAAGTGGCCATAACCTTGTTGTGGATGGTGGAGTTACCACCTCAAAAAACTTTGTGGGCTTGTAG
- the LOC117915613 gene encoding U2 small nuclear ribonucleoprotein B'' 2-like produces MLSGDIPPNQSIYIKNLNEKVKKEELKRSLYCLFSQYGRILDVVALKTPKLRGQAWVVFSEVTAASNAVRQMQNFPFYDKPMRVQYAKTKSDCVAKADGTFVPREKKKKQEEKAEKKRRAEEAQQSANANGRNAETNGGPTPPFRQGNQGAREPEAAPNNILFIQNLPHQTTSMMLQVLFQQYPGFREVRMIEAKPGIAFVEFEDDVQSSMAMEALQGFKITPQNPMAIAYAKK; encoded by the exons ATGCTTTCAGGGGACATTCCTCCAAATCAATCCATTTACATCAAGAATCTCAACGAAAAGGTTAAGAAAGAAG AATTGAAAAGATCTCTCTATTGCTTATTTTCTCAATATGGAAGGATTTTGGATGTTGTTGCCTTGAAGACGCCTAAGCTTCGAGGACAAGCATGGGTTGTGTTTAGTGAAGTTACAGCTGCCAGTAATGCAGTTCGACAAATGCAAAACTTTCCTTTTTATGATAAGCCTATG CGGGTACAATATGCCAAAACAAAGTCAGATTGTGTTGCTAAAGCTGATGGAACCTTTGTTccgagagaaaagaaaaagaagcaagaagaaaaag CTGAAAAGAAACGACGTGCTGAAGAAGCACAGCAATCTGCTAATGCTAATGGTAGAAATGCTGAAACTAATGGTGGCCCAACT CCCCCCTTCCGACAAGGAAACCAGGGCGCACGAGAACCTGAGGCAGCCCCAAACAACATACTTTTTATTCAGAATTTGCCCCACCAGACAACAAGTATGATGCTGCAAGTGCTCTTCCAACAATACCCGGGTTTCAGGGAAGTCCGAATGATTGAAGCAAAGCCAGGCATTGCCTTTGTAGAATTTGAGGATGATGTGCAGTCCAGTATGGCCATGGAGGCACTTCAGGGCTTCAAAATCACTCCTCAGAACCCCATGGCCATAGCTTATGCCAAGAAGTAA
- the LOC117915880 gene encoding F-box/LRR-repeat protein 3-like isoform X1 produces MKTYKGMQRQQKQQRFTNPFTLVTDEIIFAILDFLGHDPFSRKSFSLVCKSFYSVESRHRKTLKPLRSDLLRRILLRYPVVDHLDLSLCPLNEGDSWDVILSLCKSTLRSIKLSPSMFFANVGFSKLVMNCSALVEIDLSNATEFTDSGAAAIAEAKNLERLWLVRCKLVSDIGIGCIAVGCRKLRLINLKWCLRVSDLGVGLIAMKCKEIRCLDLSYLPITKKCLPSVLQLQHLEDLVLVGCFHIDLDGLTNLKQGCKSLEVLNMSNCPCISHYGLSFITNGAECLRQFNISYGPPVTFDLAKCLQYFSNLQSIRLDGCIVTCSGMKAIGNWCASLKELSLSKCSGVTDEGLSLIVQGHQELRKLDITCCRKITQVSINSITNSCTCLTSLRMESCSLVQSEAFVLIGQCCQFLEELDVTDNEIDDEGLKSIARCSKLSSLKLGICLKITDDGIAHVGTGCPKLTEIDLYRCICITDVGIEAIAHGCPDLEMINTAYCDKVTDASLESLSKCLRLKALEIRGCPGVSSVGLSAIALGCRQLTVLDIKKCHHINDVGMLPLAQFSQNLKQINFSYCSVTDVGLLALASISSLQNITILHLTGLTSNGLAAALLACRGLMKVKLHRFFKRLLPHSLLDHMQSRGCVFQWRDKATTQVETDPMEWKLHLG; encoded by the exons ATGAAGACATATAAAGGAATGCAGCGGCAGCAGAAACAACAACGCTTCACCAACCCCTTCACCCTTGTCACCGATGAAATCATCTTTGCAATCCTCGATTTTCTCGGCCACGACCCATTTTCCAGGAAATCCTTCTCGCTGGTCTGCAAGTCCTTCTACTCCGTCGAATCTCGCCACCGCAAAACCCTCAAGCCTCTCCGCTCCGATTTACTCCGTCGGATTCTCCTCCGTTACCCCGTTGTCGACCATCtcgacctctctctctgtcctctcAATGAGGGCGATTCGTGGGATGTGATATTGTCGCTGTGTAAGTCAACTCTGCGGTCTATTAAGCTTTCTCCATCGATGTTTTTCGCGAATGTGGGGTTCTCAAAGTTGGTGATGAACTGCTCGGCTCTGGTTGAGATTGATTTGTCTAATGCAACTGAATTTACGGACTCCGGGGCTGCAGCGATCGCCGAGGCGAAGAATTTGGAGAGGTTGTGGTTAGTGAGGTGTAAGCTGGTTTCGGATATTGGGATTGGGTGTATAGCAGTTGGGTGTAGGAAGCTGAGATTGATTAACTTGAAGTGGTGTTTACGTGTTAGTGATTTGGGCGTTGGTTTGATCGCTATGAAGTGCAAGGAGATCCGTTGTTTGGATCTCTCTTACTTACCG ATCACAAAGAAATGTCTTCCATCTGTCCTGCAACTTCAACATCTTGAAGATTTGGTTCTTGTAGGATGCTTTCATATCGATCTTGATGGCCTCACAAACCTAAAACAAGGTTGCAAGTCACTTGAG GTGCTTAATATGTCAAATTGTCCTTGTATCAGTCATTATGGACTGTCCTTTATAACTAATGGTGCTGAATGCCTAAGGCAGTTTAACATATCATATGGTCCTCCT GTCACATTTGATCTAGCAAAATGTTTGCAGTATTTTTCGAATCTGCAATCTATTAGATTAGATGGTTGCATTGTTACATGTTCTGGGATGAAGGCCATTGGAAATTGGTGTGCATCTCTCAAGGAGCTGAGCCTAAGTAAGTGCTCAGGAGTGACAGATGAGGGTCTCTCCTTGATTGTACAGGGACACCAAGAATTGAGGAAGCTGGACATCACATGCTGTCGCAAGATAACTCAAGTCTCTATAAACAGCATAACAAATTCTTGCACCTGCCTCACTTCCCTTAGGATGGAGTCATGTAGCCTGGTTCAGAGTGAAGCTTTTGTGTTGATTGGACAGTGTTGTCAATTCTTGGAGGAACTGGATGTCACAGATAATGAAATTGACGATGAGG GTTTGAAGTCCATTGCAAGGTGTTCCAAACTTTCTAGTTTAAAACTAGGGATTTGCCTAAAAATAACTGATGATGGAATCGCCCATGTTGGAACTGGTTGTCCAAAGCTTACCGAGATTGATTTGTACAG GTGCATTTGTATAACCGATGTGGGCATTGAAGCAATTGCTCATGGTTGTCCTGATCTGGAGATGATAAACACAGCTTATTGTGATAAAGTTACAGATGCATCtttagaatcattgtcaaaaTGTTTGAGGTTGAAAGCACTAGAAATTCGAGGATGCCCTGGTGTCTCATCAGTTGGTTTATCAGCCATTGCTCTGGGATGTAGGCAGCTTACGGTGCTTGACATAAAAAAATGTCATCATATTAATGATGTTGGAATGCTTCCACTTGCTcaattttctcaaaatctcaAGCAG ATCAACTTCTCATATTGTTCTGTGACGGATGTGGGGCTCCTGGCCCTGGCCAGCATTAGCTCCCTACAGAACATAACTATCCTGCACTTGACAGGATTGACTTCAAATGGCCTGGCAGCTGCTCTGTTGGCATGCAGAGGACTAATGAAAGTGAAGCTTCACAGATTTTTTAAGCGACTGCTCCCCCATTCCCTTCTTGATCACATGCAATCCCGCGGTTGTGTGTTTCAATGGAGGGACAAAGCCACCACACAG
- the LOC117915880 gene encoding F-box/LRR-repeat protein 3-like isoform X2: MKTYKGMQRQQKQQRFTNPFTLVTDEIIFAILDFLGHDPFSRKSFSLVCKSFYSVESRHRKTLKPLRSDLLRRILLRYPVVDHLDLSLCPLNEGDSWDVILSLCKSTLRSIKLSPSMFFANVGFSKLVMNCSALVEIDLSNATEFTDSGAAAIAEAKNLERLWLVRCKLVSDIGIGCIAVGCRKLRLINLKWCLRVSDLGVGLIAMKCKEIRCLDLSYLPITKKCLPSVLQLQHLEDLVLVGCFHIDLDGLTNLKQGCKSLEVLNMSNCPCISHYGLSFITNGAECLRQFNISYGPPVTFDLAKCLQYFSNLQSIRLDGCIVTCSGMKAIGNWCASLKELSLSKCSGVTDEGLSLIVQGHQELRKLDITCCRKITQVSINSITNSCTCLTSLRMESCSLVQSEAFVLIGQCCQFLEELDVTDNEIDDEGLKSIARCSKLSSLKLGICLKITDDGIAHVGTGCPKLTEIDLYRCICITDVGIEAIAHGCPDLEMINTAYCDKVTDASLESLSKCLRLKALEIRGCPGVSSVGLSAIALGCRQLTVLDIKKCHHINDVGMLPLAQFSQNLKQINFSYCSVTDVGLLALASISSLQNITILHLTGLTSNGLAAALLACRGLMKVKLHRFFKRLLPHSLLDHMQSRGCVFQWRDKAQFSSQL; the protein is encoded by the exons ATGAAGACATATAAAGGAATGCAGCGGCAGCAGAAACAACAACGCTTCACCAACCCCTTCACCCTTGTCACCGATGAAATCATCTTTGCAATCCTCGATTTTCTCGGCCACGACCCATTTTCCAGGAAATCCTTCTCGCTGGTCTGCAAGTCCTTCTACTCCGTCGAATCTCGCCACCGCAAAACCCTCAAGCCTCTCCGCTCCGATTTACTCCGTCGGATTCTCCTCCGTTACCCCGTTGTCGACCATCtcgacctctctctctgtcctctcAATGAGGGCGATTCGTGGGATGTGATATTGTCGCTGTGTAAGTCAACTCTGCGGTCTATTAAGCTTTCTCCATCGATGTTTTTCGCGAATGTGGGGTTCTCAAAGTTGGTGATGAACTGCTCGGCTCTGGTTGAGATTGATTTGTCTAATGCAACTGAATTTACGGACTCCGGGGCTGCAGCGATCGCCGAGGCGAAGAATTTGGAGAGGTTGTGGTTAGTGAGGTGTAAGCTGGTTTCGGATATTGGGATTGGGTGTATAGCAGTTGGGTGTAGGAAGCTGAGATTGATTAACTTGAAGTGGTGTTTACGTGTTAGTGATTTGGGCGTTGGTTTGATCGCTATGAAGTGCAAGGAGATCCGTTGTTTGGATCTCTCTTACTTACCG ATCACAAAGAAATGTCTTCCATCTGTCCTGCAACTTCAACATCTTGAAGATTTGGTTCTTGTAGGATGCTTTCATATCGATCTTGATGGCCTCACAAACCTAAAACAAGGTTGCAAGTCACTTGAG GTGCTTAATATGTCAAATTGTCCTTGTATCAGTCATTATGGACTGTCCTTTATAACTAATGGTGCTGAATGCCTAAGGCAGTTTAACATATCATATGGTCCTCCT GTCACATTTGATCTAGCAAAATGTTTGCAGTATTTTTCGAATCTGCAATCTATTAGATTAGATGGTTGCATTGTTACATGTTCTGGGATGAAGGCCATTGGAAATTGGTGTGCATCTCTCAAGGAGCTGAGCCTAAGTAAGTGCTCAGGAGTGACAGATGAGGGTCTCTCCTTGATTGTACAGGGACACCAAGAATTGAGGAAGCTGGACATCACATGCTGTCGCAAGATAACTCAAGTCTCTATAAACAGCATAACAAATTCTTGCACCTGCCTCACTTCCCTTAGGATGGAGTCATGTAGCCTGGTTCAGAGTGAAGCTTTTGTGTTGATTGGACAGTGTTGTCAATTCTTGGAGGAACTGGATGTCACAGATAATGAAATTGACGATGAGG GTTTGAAGTCCATTGCAAGGTGTTCCAAACTTTCTAGTTTAAAACTAGGGATTTGCCTAAAAATAACTGATGATGGAATCGCCCATGTTGGAACTGGTTGTCCAAAGCTTACCGAGATTGATTTGTACAG GTGCATTTGTATAACCGATGTGGGCATTGAAGCAATTGCTCATGGTTGTCCTGATCTGGAGATGATAAACACAGCTTATTGTGATAAAGTTACAGATGCATCtttagaatcattgtcaaaaTGTTTGAGGTTGAAAGCACTAGAAATTCGAGGATGCCCTGGTGTCTCATCAGTTGGTTTATCAGCCATTGCTCTGGGATGTAGGCAGCTTACGGTGCTTGACATAAAAAAATGTCATCATATTAATGATGTTGGAATGCTTCCACTTGCTcaattttctcaaaatctcaAGCAG ATCAACTTCTCATATTGTTCTGTGACGGATGTGGGGCTCCTGGCCCTGGCCAGCATTAGCTCCCTACAGAACATAACTATCCTGCACTTGACAGGATTGACTTCAAATGGCCTGGCAGCTGCTCTGTTGGCATGCAGAGGACTAATGAAAGTGAAGCTTCACAGATTTTTTAAGCGACTGCTCCCCCATTCCCTTCTTGATCACATGCAATCCCGCGGTTGTGTGTTTCAATGGAGGGACAAA GCCCAATTTTCTAGTCAACTTTGA